One window of the Bombyx mori chromosome 20, ASM3026992v2 genome contains the following:
- the LOC101741901 gene encoding oocyte zinc finger protein XlCOF6 isoform X6, with product MILTKVNVNDGLPHYFCYECVMILYKFHKFKEKCYNGQKVLRELLWKGGITYESVYKIDRQSKYLNSNLSVSSNESNNKTFIIRIHEDSFSHEEIKKQNGGSPRLFLRQQEIINHEAFNSEALEHYENTEPNSRIASFVRIKEEKVNSKSDETDVENDDNQKIKNRTVVDLGNWRKYDLTEAEALKEFRKRADDMKYLQAEFKCTDCFRGFSKKSMLEGHRTRRHQETPGLLECRFCRIRYKWKCDLRKHMRQHYTKYECLRCDLVCAQESTMLYHEEYHSGVTRKCVRCDLEFRHASTYYSHMRTHRSAHVCVSCGASYVSRAGLQQHRKLKHVHDDADSLADEDRVASYCETCDVTFESRRAYDEHLFHSAKHCDDQLQEKNEAIAVSRKTLSKSYKAKMIPILKRRKETEDIFLPNVRRKRKKNLKRTHRKPTTCYQCGEHFDTQAACLRHHLAQHPRTSFFSPTERHICEICGASLAPGSVAMHVNLHTRQHVHTCGTCGKQFHMLNGLKRHLVTHTGEKKFSCPLCDKRFTQSNSMKLHYKTFHLKQPYPKRNRRKNKEEHATENIEESSNDLDSDSLPEPGEVHPPGIQTVHGAPPVHDEPMDYMRL from the exons ATGATTTTGACTAAA GTAAATGTCAACGATGGCCTACCACATTACTTCTGTTATGAATGTGTGatgattttatataaattccataaatttaaagaaaaatgttaCAACGGACAAAAAGTATTAAGAGAGCTTCTTTGGAAAGGCGGG ATAACTTATGAATCGGTATACAAGATCGATAGGCAAAGCAAATATCTAAATTCCAATTTAAGTGTATCATCTAATGAGAGtaacaataaaacattcatAATTAGAATACATGAAGATTCATTCTCACatgaagaaattaaaaaacaaaatggagGCTCACCTAGATTATTTTTAAGGCAACAAGAAATAATCAATCATGAAGCTTTTAATTCAGAAGCATTGGAACATTATGAAAACACTGAACCAAATAGTCGTATAGCTTCATTTGTGagaataaaagaagaaaaagtaaACTCGAAAAGTGACGAAACAGATGTAGAAAATGATGATAACCAAAAAATCAAGAATAGAACAGTAGTTGATCTTGGTAATTGGAGAAAATATGATTTAACAGAAGCAGAAGCTTTGAAAGAATTCAGGAAGAGAGCTGATGATATGAAATATTTGCAAGCAGAGTTCAAatgtacggattgttttagagGATTCTCTAAGAAGAGTATGTTGGAAGGCCATAGAACAAGAAGACACCAAGAG ACACCAGGTCTATTAGAATGCCGTTTCTGTCGGATCCGTTACAAGTGGAAATGTGACTTGAGGAAGCATATGAGACAGCACTACACCAAATACGAGTGTCTGAGGTGTGACCTCGTGTGCGCGCAAGA GAGCACGATGCTGTATCACGAAGAATACCATAGTGGCGTGACAAGGAAATGCGTACGCTGCGACTTGGAGTTCAG ACACGCGTCTACGTACTACTCGCACATGCGCACGCACCGCAGCGCGCACGTGTGCGTGTCGTGCGGCGCCTCGTACGTGAGCCGCGCCGGCCTGCAGCAGCACAGGAAGCTCAAGCACGTGCACGACGACGCG GACAGCCTCGCCGACGAGGACCGGGTCGCTTCGTACTGCGAAACGTGCGATGTCACGTTCGAATCCCGGCGGGCTTACGACGAACATCTATTTCACTCAGCCAAGCATTGTGACGACCAGTT GCAAGAGAAAAACGAAGCCATCGCTGTGTCAAGAAAGACTCTAAGCAAATCGTATAAGGCTAAA atgaTCCCGATTCTAAAAAGACG CAAAGAAACTGAAGATATCTTTCTACCGAACGTTAGAAGGAAGAGGAAGAAGAATTTGAAGAGGACTCACAGAAAACCTACAACTTGTTATCAG TGCGGGGAGCATTTCGACACGCAGGCCGCGTGTCTGCGGCACCACCTCGCCCAGCATCCTCGCACGTCCTTCTTCTCGCCCACCGAGAGGCACATATGCGAGATATGCGGAGCTTCTCTGGCT CCGGGCAGCGTGGCCATGCACGTGAATCTGCACACGCGTCAACACGTGCACACGTGCGGCACGTGCGGCAAACAGTTCCACATGCTGAACGGACTCAAGAGACATCTGGTG ACTCACACGGGCGAGAAGAAGTTCTCGTGCCCGCTGTGCGATAAACGGTTCACGCAGAGCAACAGCATGAAGCTGCACTACAAGACCTTTCATCTCAAGCAGCCATATCCGAAAAG GAACAGAAGAAAGAATAAGGAGGAACACGCGACAGAGAATATTGAAGAGTCGTCCAACGACTTAGACTCTGACAGTCTCCCCGAGCCGGGAGAGGTGCATCCGCCCGGGATCCAAACTGTGCACGGCGCGCCGCCGGTCCACGACGAGCCCATGGACTACATGCGACTATAG